The segment GGGTGTGCGGGGTGTCCAGTTCGGGCGCCAAGGTGATGGAGTACAGGTGAACCTGTCGCCCCAGCCGAGCCCCCAGGAGCCGCTGCACCTGTAGCAGGTTGGCGGTAGCGGTTGGGCAGATGCCGGCGCAGGAGGTGTACATCATGTTGATCGCCACGACCTTTCCACGAATCAGGTCATCGTAGAAGCGCACCGACCTGCCGTACTGGTTGGTGAGCAGCACGTTGGGCAGTCGGCTGGCGGTAAGATTGGGGCGATCCGTCCGCCCGCCACCGGAAGCACCCAGCCCGAGCGCAATCCCTACTCCAGCCACACCCAGCAGGCCGGCTCCTACCAGCAGATTTCTTCTCGTGTTCATCAGCAGGCACTCCTAGGCATCGAGTTCTTCGTCGTCCTGGTCGTCTTCAAGGTCCCAGCGGACCATCATGGCGTGATCTTCATGGATCACGTTATGGCAATGCATAACGTACTTGCCCTTGAAGTCCCGGAAACGAAACAGCACGACCATGGTCATGGTCTGGTCGAGCACGAAGGCATCCTTTCGACCTCGCTCATGCAATGGAATCGGCACCTCGACGCCATCGACCAGCTTCTTGAGCATGATTCCTTCCTCGAAGTGCGAGTGAATCGGGTGAGACCACCCGCCTCCCGTGCTGGCGAACTCCCAGATTTCCGCACTCCCTTGGCGGACCCGCGCCCTTGGCCGATTGGCGTCCACCAGTTGCCGGTTGACCTGCCACAGCCCGTTGCGCCGATCGAACTCCCAGCGCCGCACGGGCAGCTTCTTCAGTTCTTCGGCTGACGGGAGATCCGGCAATGGACGCAAGAACCTGGGCACCTGGCTCAGGTCCTGCTCAGGCGGATGGCGGTCAACAATGAACTTCATCACACGCGTGCCCGGCGCTTTGGAGTCCTTGGGTTTACGCGTGCTGTCCTGGCGCAGCCGATTGGTCAGGTACAGTTCAGTGCCGATCGGGTACCTGGAGAAGTCGACGACGATGTCGGCCCGCTCGGCCACCCCCAGCCTGACATGAGTGAAGTTGAACAGAGCTTCGGGGAGCAGGTTGCCGTCGTTGGCTATGTAGGTAAACCGCTGCACGACATTGCGCGAGTTCACCAGGTAGA is part of the Pseudomonas lalkuanensis genome and harbors:
- a CDS encoding SCO family protein, with the protein product MNTRRNLLVGAGLLGVAGVGIALGLGASGGGRTDRPNLTASRLPNVLLTNQYGRSVRFYDDLIRGKVVAINMMYTSCAGICPTATANLLQVQRLLGARLGRQVHLYSITLAPELDTPHTLREYAKRHGVGPGWWFLTGAPADIEQVRVSLGFYDPEPEVDRDKNSHSGMLRIGNDRVERWTMAPALGSPEQILGTIDHVDEA